Proteins from one Hyperolius riggenbachi isolate aHypRig1 chromosome 2, aHypRig1.pri, whole genome shotgun sequence genomic window:
- the CNR2 gene encoding cannabinoid receptor 2, with product MSKCNINASKISTECVTEVLDIQCYLILDSSAQIFIAVLCIITGVLCILENSLVLTLIFTSVHLRKKPSFLFIASLALADLLASCIFSYSFVDFHVFHGAGSPSVFLFKLGGVTLSFTSSLGSLLLTAFDRYICIHKPAKYKAIVTKKRALQALTVMWIGTTIISYLPLMGLNCCQLASPCSELFPLIDNKYLASWISIVVILLCAIIFFYAHILWKAHGHTVYMKAYNLQPCHRRRIRMDIKLAKTLALVLTVLVVCWTPALMLMIHSLLFSLDNKMKAVFAFVSTLCLFNSMVNPVIYARRSRQLRRRLFKILQNFQCLQRFFKKPEVAEEAQNNLGVETTCDETAYETDLSL from the coding sequence ATGAGCAAGTGTAACATTAATGCCAGTAAAATCTCTACAGAATGTGTCACTGAAGTGCTTGACATCCAGTGCTACCTGATCCTAGACAGTAGTGCACAGATCTTCATTGCAGTACTCTGCATTATAACTGGAGTGCTCTGCATCCTGGAGAATTCTTTGGTCCTCACCCTGATCTTCACTTCCGttcatctcagaaaaaaaccctccTTCCTATTTATTGCCAGTTTAGCTTTGGCAGATTTACTAGCTAGCTGCATTTTTTCCTACAGTTTTGTTGACTTTCATGTCTTCCACGGTGCAGGTTCTCCCTCTGTTTTCTTATTCAAACTTGGAGGCGTCACATTATCCTTCACTTCTTCACTTGGGAGTTTACTTCTGACTGCATTTGACAGGTACATTTGTATTCACAAGCCAGCTAAATATAAAGCTATAGTAACCAAAAAGAGAGCACTCCAGGCCCTGACTGTAATGTGGATAGGGACTACAATCATCTCGTATTTACCACTCATGGGTTTAAACTGTTGTCAACTTGCTTCACCCTGCTCAGAACTTTTCCCTTTGATTGACAACAAATACCTTGCAAGCTGGATTTCCATAGTAGTGATTCTTCTCTGTGCAATAATCTTTTTCTATGCGCATATCCTATGGAAGGCCCATGGGCACACAGTTTACATGAAGGCATACAACTTACAGCCATGTCATAGACGAAGAATTAGAATGGACATTAAGCTGGCCAAAACCTTAGCCCTAGTGTTGACTGTGCTGGTAGTATGTTGGACTCCCGCTCTCATGCTCATGATACACAGCTTGCTGTTTTCACTGGACAATAAAATGAAAGCGGTTTTTGCATTTGTCAGTACTCTTTGCTTGTTTAACTCCATGGTCAATCCTGTAATCTACGCTCGAAGAAGTAGACAGCTCCGTCGAAGACTATTCAAAATTCTACAAAACTTTCAATGCCTGCAGAGATTCTTTAAGAAGCCAGAAGTGGCTGAAGAGGCTCAAAATAACTTGGGAGTGGAGACCACGTGTGATGAAACAGCTTATGAAACTGACTTGAGTTTATAA